A region of Sparus aurata chromosome 8, fSpaAur1.1, whole genome shotgun sequence DNA encodes the following proteins:
- the ccdc33 gene encoding coiled-coil domain-containing protein 33 isoform X2: protein MTASTSTSSISYAFTLLKSTLRFFCWMKASKKTKSLSNPAAIKLQENGYDLPSHDALAQILPNDHHFSKAAKPELHRAAKQEQERPAESPEATQANKPDINHTYQVHQPHKRPPLHDFKDGPNMEEITHLQTKEVENYRSALSRMAEDIIALRRQVMTLEAENSQLRINLSLHQDLGRDLLHDTDIDVMTKAEIADRIASLKFKLASETSKAVSQRDRIQQLQNSLIKANDSEKELLKLQRVHQQQQKDLQQHQSRSAKMASLEATVKQQEKVIEKMERALDDKLRENDRRTGDKRMAVKKQRGETDHRKEEVVSALAAENSRLRAELDRTRQQPAPVIIQQPAQTKDTLPFKERLSLLNKLEKAEARVQTLEAQLEENSKSWGRQKQEMLTKLSEHRHGFVRTSTTILHNVPSRSVSESLYQKSRQEAEGHKITRK from the exons ATGACAGCTTCAACTTCCACATCCAGCATCAGTTACGCGTTCACTCTTCTGAAAAGTACTCTGAGATTTTTCTGTTGGATGAAGGCCTCGAAAAAGACAAAATCACTGAGCAACCCTGCAGCTATAAAG cttcagGAGAATGGATACGACCTCCCATCCCATGATGCCCTGGCACAGATCCTACCAAATGACCACCACTTTTCCAAGGCAGCTAAGCCTGAGCTCCACAGGGCAGCCAAACAAGAACAGGAGAGACCAGCTGAGAGTCCGGAGGCCACACAGGCCAACAAACCCGACATAAATCACACATATCAAGTGCATCAGCCACATAAACG ACCCCCTCTGCACGACTTCAAGGATGGTCCCAACATGGAAGAGATTACCCACCTCCAAACTAAG GAGGTGGAAAACTATCGTTCAGCCCTGAGTAGGATGGCAGAGGACATCATAGCGCTGAGGAGGCAAGTGATGACGTTGGAGGCAGAAAACAGCCAGCTCCGCATCAATCTGTCTCTGCACCAGGACCTTGGCCGAGACCTGCTGCATGACACAGACATCGACGTCATGACCAAGGCTGAGATTGCCGACCGTATAG ccTCGCTGAAATTCAAGCTTGCCAGTGAAACCAGTAAGGCTGTGTCTCAAAGAGACAGAATCCAGCAGCTGCAAAACAGCCTGATTAAG GCGAATGACAGTGAGAAGGAGCTCCTAAAACTTCAGAGagttcatcagcagcagcagaaggatCTGCAGCAACACCAGAGTCGCTCAGCAAAGATGGCAAGTTTGGAGGCCACAGTGAAACAGCAGGAAAAG GTCATTGAGAAGATGGAGAGAGCATTAGACGACAAACTCAGAGAAAATGATAGACGGACTGGTGACAAAAGGATGGCGGTGAAAAAGCAAAGAG GTGAGACTGACCACAGAAAGGAGGAGGTAGTGTCGGCCCTGGCAGCAGAAAACTCTCGCCTCAGAGCAGAGCTGGACAGGACTCGACAGCAGCCGGCCCCCGTCATTATACAGCAGCCAGCACAG ACAAAGGACACACTGCCATTCAAGGAGAGACTGAGTTTACTGAACAAACTGGAGAAAGCTGAGGCGAGAGTCCAAACACTGGAGGCtcag CTGGAGGAGAACTCAAAATCATGGGGGAGACAGAAGCAGGAAATGTTGACAAAACTGAGTGAGCACAGGCATGGCTTTGTCCGGACGTCCACCACAATCCTTCACAATGTTCCTTCG AGGTCTGTGTCAGAATCATTGTATCAGAaaagcagacaggaagcagaaggCCACAAAATTACCCGCAAATGA
- the ccdc33 gene encoding coiled-coil domain-containing protein 33 isoform X4 — MTASTSTSSISYAFTLLKSTLRFFCWMKASKKTKSLSNPAAIKEMKRQNGPHTSTLQENGYDLPSHDALAQILPNDHHFSKAAKPELHRAAKQEQERPAESPEATQANKPDINHTYQVHQPHKRPPLHDFKDGPNMEEITHLQTKEVENYRSALSRMAEDIIALRRQVMTLEAENSQLRINLSLHQDLGRDLLHDTDIDVMTKAEIADRIASLKFKLASETSKAVSQRDRIQQLQNSLIKVIEKMERALDDKLRENDRRTGDKRMAVKKQRGETDHRKEEVVSALAAENSRLRAELDRTRQQPAPVIIQQPAQTKDTLPFKERLSLLNKLEKAEARVQTLEAQLEENSKSWGRQKQEMLTKLSEHRHGFVRTSTTILHNVPSRSVSESLYQKSRQEAEGHKITRK; from the exons ATGACAGCTTCAACTTCCACATCCAGCATCAGTTACGCGTTCACTCTTCTGAAAAGTACTCTGAGATTTTTCTGTTGGATGAAGGCCTCGAAAAAGACAAAATCACTGAGCAACCCTGCAGCTATAAAG GAGATGAAGAGGCAGAACGGGCCACACACAAGCACG cttcagGAGAATGGATACGACCTCCCATCCCATGATGCCCTGGCACAGATCCTACCAAATGACCACCACTTTTCCAAGGCAGCTAAGCCTGAGCTCCACAGGGCAGCCAAACAAGAACAGGAGAGACCAGCTGAGAGTCCGGAGGCCACACAGGCCAACAAACCCGACATAAATCACACATATCAAGTGCATCAGCCACATAAACG ACCCCCTCTGCACGACTTCAAGGATGGTCCCAACATGGAAGAGATTACCCACCTCCAAACTAAG GAGGTGGAAAACTATCGTTCAGCCCTGAGTAGGATGGCAGAGGACATCATAGCGCTGAGGAGGCAAGTGATGACGTTGGAGGCAGAAAACAGCCAGCTCCGCATCAATCTGTCTCTGCACCAGGACCTTGGCCGAGACCTGCTGCATGACACAGACATCGACGTCATGACCAAGGCTGAGATTGCCGACCGTATAG ccTCGCTGAAATTCAAGCTTGCCAGTGAAACCAGTAAGGCTGTGTCTCAAAGAGACAGAATCCAGCAGCTGCAAAACAGCCTGATTAAG GTCATTGAGAAGATGGAGAGAGCATTAGACGACAAACTCAGAGAAAATGATAGACGGACTGGTGACAAAAGGATGGCGGTGAAAAAGCAAAGAG GTGAGACTGACCACAGAAAGGAGGAGGTAGTGTCGGCCCTGGCAGCAGAAAACTCTCGCCTCAGAGCAGAGCTGGACAGGACTCGACAGCAGCCGGCCCCCGTCATTATACAGCAGCCAGCACAG ACAAAGGACACACTGCCATTCAAGGAGAGACTGAGTTTACTGAACAAACTGGAGAAAGCTGAGGCGAGAGTCCAAACACTGGAGGCtcag CTGGAGGAGAACTCAAAATCATGGGGGAGACAGAAGCAGGAAATGTTGACAAAACTGAGTGAGCACAGGCATGGCTTTGTCCGGACGTCCACCACAATCCTTCACAATGTTCCTTCG AGGTCTGTGTCAGAATCATTGTATCAGAaaagcagacaggaagcagaaggCCACAAAATTACCCGCAAATGA
- the ccdc33 gene encoding coiled-coil domain-containing protein 33 isoform X1 produces the protein MTASTSTSSISYAFTLLKSTLRFFCWMKASKKTKSLSNPAAIKEMKRQNGPHTSTLQENGYDLPSHDALAQILPNDHHFSKAAKPELHRAAKQEQERPAESPEATQANKPDINHTYQVHQPHKRPPLHDFKDGPNMEEITHLQTKEVENYRSALSRMAEDIIALRRQVMTLEAENSQLRINLSLHQDLGRDLLHDTDIDVMTKAEIADRIASLKFKLASETSKAVSQRDRIQQLQNSLIKANDSEKELLKLQRVHQQQQKDLQQHQSRSAKMASLEATVKQQEKVIEKMERALDDKLRENDRRTGDKRMAVKKQRGETDHRKEEVVSALAAENSRLRAELDRTRQQPAPVIIQQPAQTKDTLPFKERLSLLNKLEKAEARVQTLEAQLEENSKSWGRQKQEMLTKLSEHRHGFVRTSTTILHNVPSRSVSESLYQKSRQEAEGHKITRK, from the exons ATGACAGCTTCAACTTCCACATCCAGCATCAGTTACGCGTTCACTCTTCTGAAAAGTACTCTGAGATTTTTCTGTTGGATGAAGGCCTCGAAAAAGACAAAATCACTGAGCAACCCTGCAGCTATAAAG GAGATGAAGAGGCAGAACGGGCCACACACAAGCACG cttcagGAGAATGGATACGACCTCCCATCCCATGATGCCCTGGCACAGATCCTACCAAATGACCACCACTTTTCCAAGGCAGCTAAGCCTGAGCTCCACAGGGCAGCCAAACAAGAACAGGAGAGACCAGCTGAGAGTCCGGAGGCCACACAGGCCAACAAACCCGACATAAATCACACATATCAAGTGCATCAGCCACATAAACG ACCCCCTCTGCACGACTTCAAGGATGGTCCCAACATGGAAGAGATTACCCACCTCCAAACTAAG GAGGTGGAAAACTATCGTTCAGCCCTGAGTAGGATGGCAGAGGACATCATAGCGCTGAGGAGGCAAGTGATGACGTTGGAGGCAGAAAACAGCCAGCTCCGCATCAATCTGTCTCTGCACCAGGACCTTGGCCGAGACCTGCTGCATGACACAGACATCGACGTCATGACCAAGGCTGAGATTGCCGACCGTATAG ccTCGCTGAAATTCAAGCTTGCCAGTGAAACCAGTAAGGCTGTGTCTCAAAGAGACAGAATCCAGCAGCTGCAAAACAGCCTGATTAAG GCGAATGACAGTGAGAAGGAGCTCCTAAAACTTCAGAGagttcatcagcagcagcagaaggatCTGCAGCAACACCAGAGTCGCTCAGCAAAGATGGCAAGTTTGGAGGCCACAGTGAAACAGCAGGAAAAG GTCATTGAGAAGATGGAGAGAGCATTAGACGACAAACTCAGAGAAAATGATAGACGGACTGGTGACAAAAGGATGGCGGTGAAAAAGCAAAGAG GTGAGACTGACCACAGAAAGGAGGAGGTAGTGTCGGCCCTGGCAGCAGAAAACTCTCGCCTCAGAGCAGAGCTGGACAGGACTCGACAGCAGCCGGCCCCCGTCATTATACAGCAGCCAGCACAG ACAAAGGACACACTGCCATTCAAGGAGAGACTGAGTTTACTGAACAAACTGGAGAAAGCTGAGGCGAGAGTCCAAACACTGGAGGCtcag CTGGAGGAGAACTCAAAATCATGGGGGAGACAGAAGCAGGAAATGTTGACAAAACTGAGTGAGCACAGGCATGGCTTTGTCCGGACGTCCACCACAATCCTTCACAATGTTCCTTCG AGGTCTGTGTCAGAATCATTGTATCAGAaaagcagacaggaagcagaaggCCACAAAATTACCCGCAAATGA
- the ccdc33 gene encoding coiled-coil domain-containing protein 33 isoform X3 codes for MKRQNGPHTSTLQENGYDLPSHDALAQILPNDHHFSKAAKPELHRAAKQEQERPAESPEATQANKPDINHTYQVHQPHKRPPLHDFKDGPNMEEITHLQTKEVENYRSALSRMAEDIIALRRQVMTLEAENSQLRINLSLHQDLGRDLLHDTDIDVMTKAEIADRIASLKFKLASETSKAVSQRDRIQQLQNSLIKANDSEKELLKLQRVHQQQQKDLQQHQSRSAKMASLEATVKQQEKVIEKMERALDDKLRENDRRTGDKRMAVKKQRGETDHRKEEVVSALAAENSRLRAELDRTRQQPAPVIIQQPAQTKDTLPFKERLSLLNKLEKAEARVQTLEAQLEENSKSWGRQKQEMLTKLSEHRHGFVRTSTTILHNVPSRSVSESLYQKSRQEAEGHKITRK; via the exons ATGAAGAGGCAGAACGGGCCACACACAAGCACG cttcagGAGAATGGATACGACCTCCCATCCCATGATGCCCTGGCACAGATCCTACCAAATGACCACCACTTTTCCAAGGCAGCTAAGCCTGAGCTCCACAGGGCAGCCAAACAAGAACAGGAGAGACCAGCTGAGAGTCCGGAGGCCACACAGGCCAACAAACCCGACATAAATCACACATATCAAGTGCATCAGCCACATAAACG ACCCCCTCTGCACGACTTCAAGGATGGTCCCAACATGGAAGAGATTACCCACCTCCAAACTAAG GAGGTGGAAAACTATCGTTCAGCCCTGAGTAGGATGGCAGAGGACATCATAGCGCTGAGGAGGCAAGTGATGACGTTGGAGGCAGAAAACAGCCAGCTCCGCATCAATCTGTCTCTGCACCAGGACCTTGGCCGAGACCTGCTGCATGACACAGACATCGACGTCATGACCAAGGCTGAGATTGCCGACCGTATAG ccTCGCTGAAATTCAAGCTTGCCAGTGAAACCAGTAAGGCTGTGTCTCAAAGAGACAGAATCCAGCAGCTGCAAAACAGCCTGATTAAG GCGAATGACAGTGAGAAGGAGCTCCTAAAACTTCAGAGagttcatcagcagcagcagaaggatCTGCAGCAACACCAGAGTCGCTCAGCAAAGATGGCAAGTTTGGAGGCCACAGTGAAACAGCAGGAAAAG GTCATTGAGAAGATGGAGAGAGCATTAGACGACAAACTCAGAGAAAATGATAGACGGACTGGTGACAAAAGGATGGCGGTGAAAAAGCAAAGAG GTGAGACTGACCACAGAAAGGAGGAGGTAGTGTCGGCCCTGGCAGCAGAAAACTCTCGCCTCAGAGCAGAGCTGGACAGGACTCGACAGCAGCCGGCCCCCGTCATTATACAGCAGCCAGCACAG ACAAAGGACACACTGCCATTCAAGGAGAGACTGAGTTTACTGAACAAACTGGAGAAAGCTGAGGCGAGAGTCCAAACACTGGAGGCtcag CTGGAGGAGAACTCAAAATCATGGGGGAGACAGAAGCAGGAAATGTTGACAAAACTGAGTGAGCACAGGCATGGCTTTGTCCGGACGTCCACCACAATCCTTCACAATGTTCCTTCG AGGTCTGTGTCAGAATCATTGTATCAGAaaagcagacaggaagcagaaggCCACAAAATTACCCGCAAATGA
- the ccdc33 gene encoding coiled-coil domain-containing protein 33 isoform X5 yields the protein MINLQENGYDLPSHDALAQILPNDHHFSKAAKPELHRAAKQEQERPAESPEATQANKPDINHTYQVHQPHKRPPLHDFKDGPNMEEITHLQTKEVENYRSALSRMAEDIIALRRQVMTLEAENSQLRINLSLHQDLGRDLLHDTDIDVMTKAEIADRIASLKFKLASETSKAVSQRDRIQQLQNSLIKANDSEKELLKLQRVHQQQQKDLQQHQSRSAKMASLEATVKQQEKVIEKMERALDDKLRENDRRTGDKRMAVKKQRGETDHRKEEVVSALAAENSRLRAELDRTRQQPAPVIIQQPAQTKDTLPFKERLSLLNKLEKAEARVQTLEAQLEENSKSWGRQKQEMLTKLSEHRHGFVRTSTTILHNVPSRSVSESLYQKSRQEAEGHKITRK from the exons cttcagGAGAATGGATACGACCTCCCATCCCATGATGCCCTGGCACAGATCCTACCAAATGACCACCACTTTTCCAAGGCAGCTAAGCCTGAGCTCCACAGGGCAGCCAAACAAGAACAGGAGAGACCAGCTGAGAGTCCGGAGGCCACACAGGCCAACAAACCCGACATAAATCACACATATCAAGTGCATCAGCCACATAAACG ACCCCCTCTGCACGACTTCAAGGATGGTCCCAACATGGAAGAGATTACCCACCTCCAAACTAAG GAGGTGGAAAACTATCGTTCAGCCCTGAGTAGGATGGCAGAGGACATCATAGCGCTGAGGAGGCAAGTGATGACGTTGGAGGCAGAAAACAGCCAGCTCCGCATCAATCTGTCTCTGCACCAGGACCTTGGCCGAGACCTGCTGCATGACACAGACATCGACGTCATGACCAAGGCTGAGATTGCCGACCGTATAG ccTCGCTGAAATTCAAGCTTGCCAGTGAAACCAGTAAGGCTGTGTCTCAAAGAGACAGAATCCAGCAGCTGCAAAACAGCCTGATTAAG GCGAATGACAGTGAGAAGGAGCTCCTAAAACTTCAGAGagttcatcagcagcagcagaaggatCTGCAGCAACACCAGAGTCGCTCAGCAAAGATGGCAAGTTTGGAGGCCACAGTGAAACAGCAGGAAAAG GTCATTGAGAAGATGGAGAGAGCATTAGACGACAAACTCAGAGAAAATGATAGACGGACTGGTGACAAAAGGATGGCGGTGAAAAAGCAAAGAG GTGAGACTGACCACAGAAAGGAGGAGGTAGTGTCGGCCCTGGCAGCAGAAAACTCTCGCCTCAGAGCAGAGCTGGACAGGACTCGACAGCAGCCGGCCCCCGTCATTATACAGCAGCCAGCACAG ACAAAGGACACACTGCCATTCAAGGAGAGACTGAGTTTACTGAACAAACTGGAGAAAGCTGAGGCGAGAGTCCAAACACTGGAGGCtcag CTGGAGGAGAACTCAAAATCATGGGGGAGACAGAAGCAGGAAATGTTGACAAAACTGAGTGAGCACAGGCATGGCTTTGTCCGGACGTCCACCACAATCCTTCACAATGTTCCTTCG AGGTCTGTGTCAGAATCATTGTATCAGAaaagcagacaggaagcagaaggCCACAAAATTACCCGCAAATGA
- the LOC115586293 gene encoding cholesterol side-chain cleavage enzyme, mitochondrial: protein MARWSVWRSPVTLPLSWVEALTTTSVRYSSSMPVVRQVYAQSGSIVRPFSEIPGLWKNGVANLYNFWKLDGFKNLHRIMVQNFNTFGPIYREKIGYYDSVNIINPEDAAILFKAEGHHPKRLTVEAWTSYRDYRNRKYGVLLKNGEDWRSNRVILNKEVISPKVLENFVPLLEEVGEDFVARVHKKIQRSGQNKWTTDLSQELFKYALESVSSVLYGERLGLMLDYIDPEAQHFIDCITLMFKTTSPMLYIPPRLLRHIGAKVWRNHVEAWDGIFNQADRCIQNIYRKLRQETDSPKKYPGVLASLLMLDKLSIEDIKASVTELMAGGVDTTSITLLWTLYELARHPNLQEELRAEVAAARAESQGDMMEMLKRIPLVKGALKETLRLHPVAVSLQRYIAEDIIIQNYHIPAGTLVQLGLYAMGRDPKVFFRPEQYQPSRWLRTETHYFRSLGFGFGPRQCLGRRIAEAEMQIFLIHMLENFRVEKQRHVEAQSTFELILLPDKPLILTLKPLDAGR from the exons ATGGCCAGGTGGAGTGTGTGGCGCAGCCCTGTCACACTTCCCCTGTCTTGGGTAGAAGCGCTCACAACTACAAGTGTGCGCTACAGCAGCAGTATGCCGGTGGTCAGACAGGTGTACGCACAGAGCGGCAGCATCGTCAGGCCTTTCAGTGAGATTCCTGGACTGTGGAAGAATGGGGTTGCCAACTTGTACAATTTTTGGAAACTGGACGGCTTCAAGAACCTTCACCGCATCATGGTGCAGAACTTCAACACGTTTGGACCAATTTACAG AGAAAAAATAGGCTATTATGACAGTGTGAATATCATCAATCCTGAAGATGCAGCTATCCTCTTCAAAGCAGAGGGGCATCATCCGAAAAGGCTGACAGTTGAAGCCTGGACCTCCTACAGAGACTACAGGAACCGCAAATATGGAGTTTTGCTGAA GAATGGAGAAGACTGGAGATCAAACCGTGTGATCCTCAACAAGGAGGTGATTTCCCCAAAGGTGCTGGAGAACTTTGTGCCTTTGCTGGAAGAAGTGGGCGAGGATTTTGTGGCCAGAGTTCACAAGAAGATACAAAGAAGCGGCCAGAACAAATGGACTACTGATCTTTCTCAAGAACTCTTTAAATATGCACTAGAGT CCGTGAGCTCAGTGCTGTACGGGGAGCGTTTGGGTTTGATGCTTGACTACATCGACCCTGAAGCTCAGCATTTCATTGACTGCATCACCCTCATGTTCAAGACTACCTCACCCATGCTGTACATACCTCCTCGGCTGTTGAGGCACATTGGAGCTAAGGTTTGGCGGAACCATGTGGAGGCTTGGGATGGGATCTTCAATCAAG CGGACCGCTGCATCCAAAACATCTACAGGAAGTTGCGTCAGGAGACTGACTCTCCGAAGAAGTACCCAGGAGTCTTGGCTAGCCTGCTCATGCTGGACAAGCTGTCCATTGAAGATATCAAGGCCAGCGTGACTGAGCTTATGGCTGGAGGAGTAGATACA ACGTCTATAACGCTGCTGTGGACATTGTATGAACTAGCTCGGCACCCTAACCtccaggaggagctgagggcgGAGGTGGCTGCAGCTCGGGCTGAAAGCCAGGGAGACATGATGGAGATGTTGAAGCGGATTCCGTTGGTCAAAGGAGCTTTGAAGGAAACACTGAG GTTACACCCGGTTGCAGTCAGCTTGCAAAGATACATAGCAGAAGATATCATTATTCAAAACTACCACATCCCAGCTGGG aCTCTGGTCCAGTTGGGCCTGTATGCGATGGGCAGAGACCCCAAAGTGTTTTTCCGTCCGGAGCAGTACCAGCCTTCCCGCTGGCTGAGGACAGAGACGCACTACTTCAGGAGCCTGGGCTTCGGCTTCGGCCCCCGTCAGTGTCTAGGACGCAGGATAGCTGAGGCAGAGATGCAAATCTTCCTTATCCAC ATGCTTGAGAACTTCAGAGTGGAGAAACAGCGCCACGTGGAGGCGCAGAGTACCTTCGAGCTCATACTCTTACCAGACAAGCCACTAATATTGACTCTGAAGCCTCTGGATGCTGGTCGGTAA
- the stoml1 gene encoding stomatin-like protein 1 has product MFSKSYQLLPQRDSSGLPRTPGLFVDRDGFTRSSYHKGLSFDNMPNVSNDDFTDTSQGWLSWICNLIVTFLVYICTFLTFPISGWFVLKTVPNYQRIVVFRLGRVCPPKGPGIVLVLPFIDQWQRVDLRTRAFNIPPCQVSTQDGGVLAVGADIQFRIWNPVMSVISVQDLNASTRMTAQNALTHSLSKKTVREIQTERVKLGEYLGMDINEMTRHWGLEVDRVELTLGSLVKAPDDGPCGSLIMPPSVPGLEGLTGPIQQLAMHFLGNSGSLQHKQEDCLTFMDELSSAPQTAVATPVSVEELLDEVKLLLSETLVRQVGACFQFNISSEDGRHHSYYVDLSQGSGAAGAGSLCTEPDVTLSMSDSDLLAMFRGELRPFAAYTSSRLKIQGDIKTAMKLEELIKLLKK; this is encoded by the exons ATGTTTAGCAAGTCGTATCAGCTGCTCCCCCAGAGGGACTCGTCAGGTCTGCCGAGGACTCCTGGCTTGTTTGTGGACAGAGATGGCTTCACACGGTCCAGCTATCATAAAGGACTTTCATTTGACAACATGCCTAATGTTTCTAATGACGACTTCACTG ATACCTCTCAAGGATGGCTGTCCTGGATCTGCAACCTGATCGTCACCTTCCTCGTCTACATCTGCACCTTTCTAACATTTCCCATATCAGGATGGTTCGTGCTGAAG ACCGTGCCTAACTACCAGAGGATAGTAGTGTTTCGTCTGGGTCGAGTGTGTCCTCCAAAGGGCCCTGGTATCGTCCTTGTGCTGCCCTTCATTGACCAGTGGCAGAGAGTAGATCTGCGCACCCGTGCTTTCAACATCCCTCCTTGCCAG gtgtccaCTCAGGATGGTGGTGTGTTAGCAGTGGGAGCAGACATCCAGTTCAGGATCTGGAACCCCGTCATGTCAGTAATATCAGTCCAGGATCTGAACGCCTCCACAAGGATGACGGCACAGAATGCTTTGACCCACAGCCTGTCCAAGAAGACTGTCAGGGAGATCCAGACAGAGAGAGTTAAACTGGGAGAATATCTCGGG ATGGACATAAATGAGATGACGCGTCACTGGGGGCTGGAGGTGGACAGGGTAGAGCTGACCCTGGGGTCTCTAGTAAAAGCCCCAGATGATGGCCCCTGTGGATCCCTTATCATGCCTCCTTCTGTGCCTGGACTAGAAGGCCTGACTGGCCCCATTCAGCAGTTAGCCATGCACTTTCTGGGCAACAGTGGCAGTTTACAGCATAAAcagg AGGACTGCTTAACCTTTATGGATGAGCTCAGCAGCGCCCCTCAGACAGCTGTGGCCACACCAGTGTCTGTTGAAGAACTGCTCGACGAGGTCAAGCTTCTGCTCTCTGAAACTTTGGTCCGCCAGGTTGGGGCCTGCTTCCAGTTCAACATAAGCTCCGAGGATGGACGGCATCACAGTTACTATGTGGATTTGAGCCAAG gTAGCGGTGCAGCTGGAGCAGGGTCCTTGTGCACAGAGCCAGATGTGACACTGAGTATGAGTGACAGTGACCTTTTGGCCATGTTCCGGGGCGAGCTACGACCATTTGCTGCTTACACCAGTAGCAGACTCAAAATCCAGGGAGACATTAAGACTGCCATGAAGCTGGAAGAGCTCATAAAACTACTTAAGAAATAG